The genomic stretch TCTGCGGTTATGGCGCGGGCACGGATTGCCTTGGCGCGCCTCCCGTCGCCTGGAACGGAGAAGATACCTACATTCAGAAAACCGGCATCGTGCAGGATTTCGGCGTGTTTGATACGCCGGACGCCTTCTATTTGTCCCATGAGCAATCCTTTGGATGGCTGCGTGGTGCCCTTTACCGTCATATCATACGCCACTGGATGAATGCGCGCGTTCGTGGTTTCCGCAGCGACCGCCTGAAGACTGACCGACGCGCGCCACACGCGCATGAGGAGCCTGCCAATGCCACATGACCACGGGCACGCGCATATCGATCCGAATTCTGGGGACCGGCGGGTTGCCATCGCCATCTGGGCAAACGGGCTACTTACCGTTGCGCAAGTCGTCGGGGGCATATTCTCGGGCAGTCTGGCACTGATCGCCGATGCGCTGCACAACTTTTCCGATATGGCCTCGCTTGTCATTGCCTTCGCCGCACGCAAGATCGCGCGCCGCCCGGCCGATGAGCGCATGACCTTCGGCTATGGCCGGGTCGAAATCGTCGCGGCCCTGATCAACTACACCACCCTGATCGTGATCGGCTTCTATCTGATCTACGAGGGTAGCATGCGCATGATCGATCCGCCCGAAGTCATGGGTTGGACCGTTGTCATCCTTGGTGGAATTGCGCTTGTGGTCGACACGCTGACCGCAATACTGACCTATTCGATGCAGAAGGGCAGCGTGAACATTCGGGCGCTATTCCTTCACAACTTGTCGGACGCACTCGCCTCCCTAGCTGTCATCATCGGGGGGTCTCTGATCATCCTTTACGACATGCGTTGGGTTGATCCGGCCATCACAATCGGCATCGCGCTCTACATCCTGTATCTGTCTTTCACTGAAATAGGCGGCCCAATCCGAACCCTGATGCTCGGGAGCCCGCCGGATGTGGATGGAAACGACGTGGTCAGAGCGATCCAAGGCGTCGAAGGCGTGGTCGACGTACATCATGTCCACCTTTGGCAAATGCAGGAGCACGCTGCGGCATTGGACTGCCATATTGTCGTCGAACGCGAACGGATGGGTGAGACCGACAAGATTAAAGAAAACGTCAAATCGGTGCTGCATGAACGTTTCTCAATCGAGCATTCCACGCTTGAATTCGAAGCGAGCGACAATGCGCATCAGGAGGCGCAGGTGTTCGGACACCGCTCATGACGATTGCCCAAGGCATACTAGTGGTCGTTGGCCTGCTGTCCGGTCTGGTTTTGATTGGTGCGCTCCTTTGGTCAATCCTCCAACCGTCCAGGCGCATCTGGCCTCCGAACCGAGAAAAATCAGTCATACCAAACATTGCATGGGGACTCACTTTGGCCGTGTTTGGGGCGGTGATCGGTTTGGGCATCTTGGATTGGAAATCTGCTTCTATGACCAACGCGCTCCGTTGGGCGGTCGGGCCGTTCTTGATCGCAACCGGAAATCTGATTGTTTGGTGGGGGGCATTCAGCATTGGACTGAAAGCCACCAGCGGTGCAAAAGGCGCGCTGATCACTTCGGGTCTCTACCGTTTCTCTCGGCATCCGCAGTACCTTGCCGACATGGCCATTCTGATAGGCTTTGGTCTTCTCTTCGCCTCATCTTGGGTTTGGCCTATCGTCATCGTTGGAGTTGCCGCGCTGGCCCTTGCCCCGCTCGCGGAAGAGCCATGGCTGCATGAACAATACGGCTCCAAGTATCGCGATTATTGCGCTGAAACACGTCGATACCTGTAAACTCGCGGCCTCACGAGAACGTCATCGTTTTTCAGTTGAACCTCCAGCTACTAGAGGTCGCATCCGTTCGCCAGCAGAAGGGCGAGGTAAGGCACATGACTGACAAAAAAGAAAACGCGGCGCCATTTTGTCTCAACAGTCGTTGGGCTTCTGGCAGCTCCTTCGCTGCTTCGCGCTCAAGATCAAGAGTAAGCGATGAGGTGGACGCCCCCCGGCGGCATCGAATGTGCCAAGGTAGCGGTGACTTAAAAGCTTAAAAAGCTCGATGTTCCAAGCACGCTACCGCGCAATCTCTCCTGCCAACACCGCCCGCCCGTGAACCGCCAACGTCGCTGAAAACCTCTGACATCCAAACTTGCGGATTACGTCGAGTACCCGCGCTTCGTAGGCCGCCGCTCCGATCCTGCGCTGCAGGTCGGCGGCATGAAACTGACGGTTCGCAACCGGCGCAGAGCGCGTCAGACGTACCAGCTCGGTTTCGGCACTGCCTGTATCCGATCTGGGGCAACTGACGGATCTCGGCGCTGCCGGCGGTCGCCCAACCGATGTCTGCCAACGCCGCATGAAGCCCAGGAGGAAACCCGCCGGGACGCAGGTGTTTCCGCGAGCTTCGTTGAAGGCCATGAAGCGATCCCAGATCGCCTGCGTATCGACGTTCCAGCAAGGCAGGGCGGCTTTCGCCGCCTTGATGAGCGCCGCCCATGTGGTGCGATGGACGTTCGAGCCAGGGGCGATCTCGATCTTCCCGGAGAAGATAGTTTTGTTATTAGATTCTCTAGATAGTGATGTGTCGCCCCCAGTTGACGCCAGATGCTGCGGCACCTCGTCGGAAACGCAGCCAAAGCGGAAGAGCCACGGCGCGAACTTTCCGTTCGGCTTCCAGCGCTCGATGCGAAGCTCCGATGCCGCGAGTTCCGCTAGCAGGGTCGTCAGATGCTGGCGGGTTACACCCATGATCTCGGCAAGCGTGGACAGCGTGAACGCCGCGGTGCCGCGATCGAGACCGTTGTAGCCGTCCTTCCAGGCGATGCCGTCGAGGATGATCGTCGCGAGCTTGTGCGCGGAAACGGACAGATCGCGGTGCTCGCCGATCACATCGTCACCCCGGTCATGCTCTCGACCTCGGATTTCGACGTCGGCGGCCAGACAGTGGATTGGTTCCGGCAGCTCGCGGCGCGCGTCGACGACGCCTCCGCGCTACCTCGGCACCACGTCGTCCTGAACATGGTCGACCCGAAGACCACCAAGGCGGATGCCGCGCTGATCGAGAGTGCCATCGCGCTGCGGAAGCAGGCCGATCCGAACCCGCTGATGCGTCCCCATGTCCGCCGCATGGTCGAGGCGCTGGAGGAAGCGACCGACATCCTCAACAACGTCCTCGCGGCCTGACGCGATGCGCAAGAAGATCCCGACGATCAAGCGCCCGGACCCCGGCTATGCCGCAGGTCTGAAGGTCGCTACGCCTGTCGAACCGCAACGCCAGGAGGTCACGAGGCCCGAGCCTGATGGGGTTGGGATGACGCGGGCAGGCGAGGGGTCAGAGCTGATGACGCCCGAACGGCCACCGGCGCCCCATGCCGAAGCTGTCCCTGATGTCGTTAATCCTTCGCCAGGTGTTGCGCAGCCTCAATCCGCGCGCACCCGGAAGGTGGATGTGCGGGTGACAGCTCTGGAGCGCCAGTCAGAAGCCTTAAACGCCTGTGGCATCAATCCGGCCCATGTCGTCCGTGCCGCGCTGAGACGCGCGACAACGCACTGGCAAGTGAAGCCGGAGTTCGTTCCCCCGAGAAGCGGCCGGACTGCGAAACCGTCTTCCTGGCGGATGCGAACGACCGTGGCCGTGGATGCGGAGGCCCTAACCGCGATCATGGCCACCGAGGACCCGCTCGACGTCTGCAGCAAGTGGTCGCTGATCCGTGGCCAGCTGGAGCCGCTGGTATGGCAGGAGATCGACAGGATTCTTGCGGAACTGGCTGACGCTGCGGCGCAGAGCGAAGATTCGCCAATGGGGAACGCGGCAGTCGACACGAGCCCAGGTGATTAATCATTGAATTCAAAGATATTTTTCCGTTTTGCCGGAAAATTCCGCGCATTGCATCTATCAACCGCAAATTGCATGTTGCAGGTGCAGCATAACGCTCCTAAGACGCCGACAAGAATGTGACAGCGCTACAGATCAATCGCTTTGCATCACGAGTTCAGAGGAGAGTGCAATGTCCCAAGCCCCGCGTTTGACCGGCACACCCACCATGCGGATCCTCTCCAAGACCTCGGGCGCGCTGGTCGGCTACCTCTACGAATGGGATAACGGCGACCTCCAGCCAGCTTGGTTCGACGGCGAGGTGCAGGGCGTGCTGTATGAGCCTATGAACTGACGCGGTGGATGCCCCCCAACCAGCGGCATCTCGTATGCAATGATGGCTCGATTGGGACCGAACAGAGGGCAATTCAATGACAACAACGATAGAAGACGAATGAATTCAAACTCTCGATCCGAAGCGAGGCAAGCGAGTGGCGATTGCAAAATGGCCGAATCTTTCGATGAGCACCATTTCCGGTATTCAAAGGCGACGAACGCAGACCTATTCTATCGGTATCTGGGCAGTATCTGCCTGGCCTCACAGGTCAACACGACGCAGCCTCAACGCATTGCCGATGACCGAAACGGAAGAAAGGCTCATCGCCGCAGCCGCGATCATCGGCGATAAAAGAAGCCCAAAGAACGGGTACAGTATGCCCGCCGCGATGGGCACGCCCGCCGCGTTGTAGGCAAAGGCGAAGAAGAGATTTTCCTTGATGTTGCGTAGCGTCGCAGTGGCAAGTTTGCGGGCGCGGACGATGCCGGTTAGATCGCCGCCCAAGAGCGTGATCCCGGCGCTTTCGACAGCCACGTCGGCGCCGGTGCCCATGGCAATCCCGACATCGGCGGCGGCAAGGGCAGGGGCGTCATTCACCCCGTCGCCCGCCATCGCGATATAGGCGCCTTGCGCGCGTAACTCCTCGACAAGGGCTTGCTTGTCCTCGGGCAATACGCCCGCGCGGACCTCGTCAATATCGAGCTGTCGCGCGACGGCTTCGGCGGTGCGCTGGTTGTCGCCCGTCGCCATGATGACCCGGAGGCCAAGCGCGTGCAGGTCGCGGATCGCGTCGGCGGTCGTCTCCTTGATCGGGTCGGCTACGGCAACCAGACCGGCCAGCGTTCCGTCAAGGGCGACATACATCGCCGTTTTGCCGTCCGCGCGCAGCGCATCGGCGGCCGCGTCCCCGGCAGAGGTGTCGATCCCCAGCGTCACCATCAACGCTGGGTTGCCAAGCGCCACATCGCGGCCTTCGACCCGCCCGGTGACGCCCTTGCCCGTCACCGCATCGAACTGGGACGATGCGGGGCGCGGAGCGCCCCTGTCCTGCGCGCCCTTCAAGATCGCTTCGGCCAGAGGGTGTTCGGACCCGCGTTCCAGCGCGGCGGCATAGGCAAGCACGTCCGCCTCATTCGTGCCCGACAGGCCGACCACGTCGGTCAGGGTGGGCTTGCCCATGGTCAGCGTGCCGGTCTTGTCGACGATGACAGTATCGACGCGGGCCATGCGCTCCAGTGCCTCGGCGTCCTTGATCAGCACGCCCGCCTGCGCGCCACGCCCGGCGGCGGTGGTGATCGAGATCGGCGTAGCCAGCCCCAGCGCACAAGGGCAGGCGATGATCAGCACGGAAACGGCAGCTGTGATGGCAAAGGCCAGCGCCGGGTCAGGCCCGTTCAAAAGCCACGCAAAGAAGGCCAGCGTCGCGATACCGACCACAGTGGGCACGAAAACCGCCGAAACCCGGTCTGCCAGACCTTGGATCGGCGCGCGCGACCGGCGGGCGCCCGCGACCATGTCGACGATCTGGGAAAGCACTGTGTCGGCACCGACCTGCTTGGCGCGGATTGCCAGCGTGCCATTCTTGTTGATCGTGCCGCCGGTGACGCGGTCGCCTGCGGTCTTTTCGATGGGCACAGGTTCGCCGGTGATCATGCTTTCATCAACCGAGGACCGGCCCTCGACCACTTCGGCATCCACAGGAATGCTGTCGCCAGGACGGACGCGCAGCATGTCGCCCGCGACCACGTTTTCCAGCGGCGCATCGTATTCCTCGCCATCGGGCAGGATGCGGCGGGCGGTCTTTGGCGCAAGGTCCAGCAGAGCGCGGATCGCATCGCCTGTGCGTTCGCGCGCGCGTAGTTCCAGTACCTGCCCGACGAAAATCAGTGTGACGATGACGACCGATGCTTCGAAATAGGTGCCGACGCCTTCGCCCATCCGGTAGTCCTCGGGGAAGACACCGGGCAGGAAAGTGGCAAAGATCGAATAGACATAGGCCGACCCGACCCCAAGCGAGATCAGCGTCCACATGTTGGGTGACAGGTTTCGAAACGAATCCAGCCCGCGTTTGAAGAACGGCAGCGCGGCCCACAGGACGATGGGCGTGGCCAACAGGAATTCGATATAGGTCGCGACACGGTGGCCCAGCCAGTCGCGGACGGGCAGGCCGACAAGCTCTCCCATCGTCAGGATGACCAGAGGCACCGCCGCCGCGGCGCTGATCCACATCCGGCGGGTAAAGTCAGTCAGTTCTTCGGACGGTTCGTCGCTGGGTTGCATCGGCTCCAGCGCCATGCCGCAGATCGGGCAGGCCCCCGGTTTGTCGCGGACGATCTCGGGGTGCATGGGGCAGATCCATTGCGTGCCGGGTTGCGCCTTTTGGCCTGCCTTGTCGGCATTGCCGGAAGCAAAAAGCCACGGGTCGGCCATGAAGGTTTCCTCGCAGGTCTTTGAGCAAAAAAGATATGTCTCTCCACCGAAAGTCTGCGTCCGGGTGTCGTCCTTGACCGCGAATGTCATGCCGCAAACCGGGTCAGTGGCCGTCCGGGTCCCGTCGGGGATCGGGGCGTGATGCGCATGGTGGTGGGCATGGTCGGACATATTCGGATTCCTTTCCCGGATCAGTCATGACTCCTCCAGCAACTGGAAGGTCAAGCGCTGTGTTGGTGCTGCGCTTCAGGCGGGTGCCGTCGCAGAAAGACGTGCTCGAAGCCAAAGACGATGACCATTCCGACAACTGCGATCACCACGATCCACGGGTCGGCCTGCCATTTCATCCCGGCAAAGGCGGCCAACACAACGGCGTCCAATCCGATGGCGGTCAGCAAGACCCAGCCTCGCGCGCCCACCTGCGTCCGCAGATTGCGGAACACCCCCCAGTGGATCAGCATGTCCATCAGCAAATAAAAGAACGCCCCCAGAGACGCGATGCGCCCGAGGTCGAAGAAGATGGTCAGCAGCGCGGCAATCACAACCGTGTAGACCAGAGTGTGGTCGCGGATGACGCCAGGCATGCCGAAATGGCTGTGCGGGATCATCCGCATCTCGGTCAGCATGGCCAGCATGCGCGACACGGCAAAGACGCTGGCGATCAGGCCAGAGGCCGTCGCCACAAGCGCCAAACCAACGGTCAGGTAGAACCCCGTCTGCCCAAGGGCCGGTTCCGCCGCCTCGGCCAGCGCATAGTCCTGCGCAGCAACGATCCGGTCCAGCGGCAGACTGCTGCCGACGGCAAAAGCGACCAAAAGGTAGACCAGCGTGCAGACGGCGATGGAAACGATGATGGCACGGCCAACGTTGCGGTGCGGGTCTGTGATCTCGGCTCCGCTGTTGGTGATGGTCGTGAACCCCTTGAAGGCGAGGATCGCCAGCGCCATCGACGCGAAAAAGCCGGTGACCCCGGTGTCTTGCTGTCCCCCGGTCGCCTCGAAGCTGACCCCGCCCGCCCAAAGCGCGGCAATGCCGAAAACGGTGATGCCCCCGACCTTCAGCGCTGCCATCAGCACTGACAGCCAGCCGACGGACCGGTTGCCCGCGACATTGA from Antarctobacter heliothermus encodes the following:
- a CDS encoding cation diffusion facilitator family transporter is translated as MPHDHGHAHIDPNSGDRRVAIAIWANGLLTVAQVVGGIFSGSLALIADALHNFSDMASLVIAFAARKIARRPADERMTFGYGRVEIVAALINYTTLIVIGFYLIYEGSMRMIDPPEVMGWTVVILGGIALVVDTLTAILTYSMQKGSVNIRALFLHNLSDALASLAVIIGGSLIILYDMRWVDPAITIGIALYILYLSFTEIGGPIRTLMLGSPPDVDGNDVVRAIQGVEGVVDVHHVHLWQMQEHAAALDCHIVVERERMGETDKIKENVKSVLHERFSIEHSTLEFEASDNAHQEAQVFGHRS
- a CDS encoding methyltransferase family protein, translating into MTIAQGILVVVGLLSGLVLIGALLWSILQPSRRIWPPNREKSVIPNIAWGLTLAVFGAVIGLGILDWKSASMTNALRWAVGPFLIATGNLIVWWGAFSIGLKATSGAKGALITSGLYRFSRHPQYLADMAILIGFGLLFASSWVWPIVIVGVAALALAPLAEEPWLHEQYGSKYRDYCAETRRYL
- a CDS encoding heavy metal translocating P-type ATPase, translated to MSDHAHHHAHHAPIPDGTRTATDPVCGMTFAVKDDTRTQTFGGETYLFCSKTCEETFMADPWLFASGNADKAGQKAQPGTQWICPMHPEIVRDKPGACPICGMALEPMQPSDEPSEELTDFTRRMWISAAAAVPLVILTMGELVGLPVRDWLGHRVATYIEFLLATPIVLWAALPFFKRGLDSFRNLSPNMWTLISLGVGSAYVYSIFATFLPGVFPEDYRMGEGVGTYFEASVVIVTLIFVGQVLELRARERTGDAIRALLDLAPKTARRILPDGEEYDAPLENVVAGDMLRVRPGDSIPVDAEVVEGRSSVDESMITGEPVPIEKTAGDRVTGGTINKNGTLAIRAKQVGADTVLSQIVDMVAGARRSRAPIQGLADRVSAVFVPTVVGIATLAFFAWLLNGPDPALAFAITAAVSVLIIACPCALGLATPISITTAAGRGAQAGVLIKDAEALERMARVDTVIVDKTGTLTMGKPTLTDVVGLSGTNEADVLAYAAALERGSEHPLAEAILKGAQDRGAPRPASSQFDAVTGKGVTGRVEGRDVALGNPALMVTLGIDTSAGDAAADALRADGKTAMYVALDGTLAGLVAVADPIKETTADAIRDLHALGLRVIMATGDNQRTAEAVARQLDIDEVRAGVLPEDKQALVEELRAQGAYIAMAGDGVNDAPALAAADVGIAMGTGADVAVESAGITLLGGDLTGIVRARKLATATLRNIKENLFFAFAYNAAGVPIAAGILYPFFGLLLSPMIAAAAMSLSSVSVIGNALRLRRVDL
- a CDS encoding APC family permease; this translates as MSSDFRKNSLTLLDAIAMGTGVMIGAGILALTGQIAALAGPFFPFAFIAGAVVTAFSAYTYVKMSNAYPSAGGIGMILQKAYGPTTVAAGAALLMALSMVINESLVARTFATYLLRGLNMPRDTWLVPAIGVSVIVFAWLVNVAGNRSVGWLSVLMAALKVGGITVFGIAALWAGGVSFEATGGQQDTGVTGFFASMALAILAFKGFTTITNSGAEITDPHRNVGRAIIVSIAVCTLVYLLVAFAVGSSLPLDRIVAAQDYALAEAAEPALGQTGFYLTVGLALVATASGLIASVFAVSRMLAMLTEMRMIPHSHFGMPGVIRDHTLVYTVVIAALLTIFFDLGRIASLGAFFYLLMDMLIHWGVFRNLRTQVGARGWVLLTAIGLDAVVLAAFAGMKWQADPWIVVIAVVGMVIVFGFEHVFLRRHPPEAQHQHSA